A single genomic interval of Zunongwangia sp. HGR-M22 harbors:
- a CDS encoding glycosyltransferase family 2 protein: MKKNSIIKVIIPAYNEADSIAKVIAEIPNIVDEVIVVSNNSTDDTEKNASAAGATVLQENRKGYGYACLKGMDYISMQAQKPEIIVFLDGDYSDYPSELTNIIAPIQQKNMDMVIGARVKKWREDGSMTLPQIFGNWLATTLMHIFFGAKFTDLGPFRAIKYEKLLQLNMQDKTYGWTVEMQLKAIKLDFTYVEVPVHYKNRIGVSKVSGTLKGAIFAGVKILGWIFKYSFK; encoded by the coding sequence TTGAAAAAAAATTCAATCATAAAAGTTATAATCCCTGCCTATAACGAAGCAGATTCGATTGCAAAAGTTATTGCAGAAATCCCCAATATCGTTGATGAAGTTATTGTGGTAAGCAATAATTCGACCGATGATACCGAGAAAAATGCTTCTGCTGCTGGAGCAACAGTTCTTCAGGAAAACCGTAAGGGTTATGGTTATGCTTGTTTAAAAGGTATGGATTATATCTCCATGCAAGCACAAAAACCTGAAATCATTGTATTTTTGGATGGCGATTACAGCGATTATCCTTCAGAATTAACCAATATCATTGCGCCCATTCAGCAAAAAAATATGGATATGGTAATTGGCGCCCGGGTTAAAAAATGGCGAGAAGATGGCTCGATGACGCTTCCGCAGATCTTCGGAAACTGGCTTGCCACCACTTTAATGCATATATTTTTTGGCGCAAAATTTACCGATCTTGGTCCTTTTAGAGCGATAAAATACGAGAAACTGCTTCAGCTAAATATGCAAGATAAAACCTATGGCTGGACGGTAGAAATGCAACTTAAAGCCATAAAACTGGATTTCACGTATGTAGAAGTGCCTGTGCATTACAAAAACAGGATTGGTGTCTCTAAAGTTTCTGGAACGCTAAAAGGCGCTATCTTTGCAGGCGTAAAGATTTTAGGCTGGATTTTTAAATATAGCTTTAAATAG
- a CDS encoding cellulose synthase family protein, translating to MDLAIIIIYTLALLVIFFYSISELQLLLNYLKAKKSVDNAEKFDLNNPAEIPKVTIQLPLYNEMYVVERLLRNIAKIDYPKDKLEIQVLDDSTDESVLKTTEIIAEIRQNGIDIQHIQRENRSGFKAGALKEGLKIAKGEFIAIFDSDFMPNPDWLQQTVPYFKNPEIGVVQTRWAHLNRDYSLLTKIQAFALDFHFILEQTGRNFGRHFINFNGTAGIWRKQCILDAGNWSGDTLTEDLDLSYRAQLKKWKFKYLEDVETPAELPVVISAARSQQFRWNKGAAENFRKNYLRLVKDPSVSFSTKFHGFFHLLNSSMFLIVLLLGILSVPVLYIKNNNPAFSWYFNVLAGFGISTIIFFFCYYVPYTKIYGKGIKSFLSFIGMFITFFAVAMGFSVHNSLAVLEGHFGKKSEFIRTPKFNVNTLKDSWKGNKYLSNKFSVNILIETILCLYFAFALYSAFALNDFGLIVFHLMLFGGFGFVAFKSIFSKG from the coding sequence TTGGATTTAGCGATTATCATAATATACACACTGGCATTGCTGGTGATCTTCTTTTACAGTATTTCAGAATTACAATTATTGCTGAATTACTTAAAAGCGAAGAAAAGTGTCGATAATGCTGAAAAGTTCGATCTAAATAATCCTGCTGAAATCCCCAAAGTGACCATACAATTGCCGCTTTACAACGAAATGTATGTGGTAGAACGATTACTGCGGAATATCGCTAAGATCGATTACCCAAAGGACAAACTTGAAATTCAGGTTTTGGACGATTCTACCGACGAATCGGTTTTAAAAACTACTGAAATTATTGCTGAAATTCGGCAAAATGGGATTGATATTCAGCATATCCAACGTGAAAACCGAAGCGGATTTAAAGCCGGCGCACTAAAAGAAGGATTAAAAATCGCCAAAGGAGAATTTATTGCCATTTTTGATTCCGATTTTATGCCGAATCCAGATTGGCTGCAACAAACGGTTCCTTATTTTAAGAATCCTGAAATTGGCGTAGTGCAAACTCGCTGGGCGCATCTAAATCGTGATTATTCGCTACTTACAAAAATCCAGGCTTTTGCTTTAGATTTTCATTTTATATTAGAACAAACCGGCAGAAATTTTGGTCGGCATTTTATCAATTTTAATGGTACAGCTGGGATCTGGCGCAAGCAATGTATCCTTGATGCCGGGAATTGGAGTGGTGACACGCTAACCGAAGATTTGGATTTAAGTTATCGCGCACAGCTTAAAAAATGGAAATTCAAATACCTGGAAGATGTCGAAACTCCGGCTGAACTTCCTGTAGTGATCAGTGCAGCACGTTCGCAGCAATTTCGATGGAACAAAGGTGCAGCTGAAAATTTCAGGAAAAATTATCTAAGATTAGTTAAAGATCCTAGTGTTTCATTTAGCACAAAATTTCACGGATTTTTTCATTTGCTAAATTCCAGTATGTTTTTAATCGTTTTATTATTGGGAATTTTAAGTGTTCCCGTTTTATACATTAAAAATAACAATCCTGCGTTTAGCTGGTATTTTAATGTGCTTGCCGGTTTTGGCATTAGCACAATCATTTTCTTTTTCTGCTACTATGTTCCCTACACCAAAATCTACGGGAAAGGGATAAAATCTTTCTTGAGTTTTATCGGGATGTTTATCACCTTTTTTGCGGTGGCAATGGGATTTTCTGTACATAATTCTTTAGCGGTTTTAGAAGGGCATTTTGGTAAAAAATCTGAATTTATACGAACTCCAAAATTCAACGTGAATACGCTTAAAGATTCCTGGAAAGGCAATAAATATTTATCGAATAAATTTTCCGTAAATATTCTT